The Bacteroides sp. AN502(2024) DNA segment CGGTTGATTCGCAACGTGAAGAAAGTATATCCTATCTCCAAGGAAATTAGACAGGCTATTATTGAAACTTATGAATATCTTCAGACATTACCCAATGAGAAAGCTCGCCAAAAACATATCAAACGGGTTGAAAAAGGCTTGAAAGATCAATATACTCCCCGAATGAAGAAACTCTCTTTTACACAAGGGAAACTGTTGATTAAATTAATAGACCGCCAAAGCAATTCTACGAGCTATGAACTGGTGAAAGCATTTATGGGATCTTTCAAAGCAGGGTTTTATCAAGCCTTTGCTGCACTGTTCGGTGCCAGCCTCAAAAAAGAATATGATCCACAAGGTGAGGACAAACTAACGGAACGGGTGGTGTT contains these protein-coding regions:
- a CDS encoding DUF4294 domain-containing protein, with product MTLFAIVYCSSYSKAQEKQSINGYLVPMCIYNGDTIPSIQLPTVYIFKPLKFKNAKERQEYYRLIRNVKKVYPISKEIRQAIIETYEYLQTLPNEKARQKHIKRVEKGLKDQYTPRMKKLSFTQGKLLIKLIDRQSNSTSYELVKAFMGSFKAGFYQAFAALFGASLKKEYDPQGEDKLTERVVLMVESGQI